In the Salvia miltiorrhiza cultivar Shanhuang (shh) chromosome 8, IMPLAD_Smil_shh, whole genome shotgun sequence genome, GTGATTAGGTATTACAAAatcagagagaaagagatttcaTTACAACAAGAGCAAGAgctctagagagagagagagagagaatcagaatGAAAGAATATCTAGCATAAGTAAACGCTATATATCATCCATAACTACAGAAGTGGGAGAAACTGAAAGACCAAAACTAAGCAGATGTCATCCCTGAAATTTCAGAGACGACGGCGGtgacgacgacgacgacaaCGACAAAGGCGATTCAGATAACAAATGAGAcctcttgttttatttttttactagcAGCACACtaatataaaatcaaataatgcACAATCCATCCACACATGTTccaactcttcttcttcttcctcgtcCTCCTCTACCACCACCCGCAGCAGCATTTCTGCGTTGGAAGGTCAAGAAAACAACGTAAGATTGAATCGAAGTACTAAGACGAAGATGAGATGGATGCACGACGAACCTTAGGTTGGTCCTTCTGTCTCCCGGGCGTGCCATAGGACGGATGCCTGGGAGTCCCGGAGACGTTCCCAGCTCCGGTATTCCTCTCTTCACGCACTTTGTTAAAAATGTGCGTGAAGTTTTCGGCCGACTGAGGGTCGTTCTCGTCCCACTCGCCAAATCTTGGCACGGCTGCACCTTTATCGGGCTGCCATTGCAACAAACTCCACAAATAAGTGAAAAATAGTATAGGCTAATCCATCGTATTCATTCAAAGCTTGCAACTTGCAACAGAAAAAAGGCTTACACTCTCGTCGCCTCGACTAGTTGGCCTTAGCTTGGATCTTCCCGGGGTGCCATGGCTACTATCATGGCTCTTCCCTTCCCAAGCAGGCGAGCCGCTGCCCCGTCCCCCTGTGAGTTTCGCCTGATGATGGGGGTGAAGGGGCGAGCGCTCGAAGCTCTGCTCGGACCCTGCACTGGCTCGGGCAGGGCGTGCAGCCCTCTGGCCCCGGCCAGCGTAGCTCGACTCACTTGCAGCCCTTGGACCTGGATTTTCACTAGAGCTGTGAAGATCAGCATCTTCCTCTTTGCTCACCCTACGTTCGGGCCTCGCCCCGGCTGCTCCCCGCCCGTTAGGCTCGTCTGGCCGGGGACGTGGGTTTGCCGGAGGGGGGGCGGCTGCggccggaggcggaggcggaggatcGGCATCGGGGAACATGTCCGGATTTTCCATAGGATCATTTGGATTTATCATTTTCCCACCTTTGTTTTTCCTTGCTTTTTCGAAATAAACGGTGTAAGGAACGTTGTCGTCGTTTTCCCAGTTGCCAAATTTTGGCACATTTGAACGCTGCTTGATGGCAAGAAAGGAAACTAGCATTATTCAGTTAGATGCAATATTGGGAAAGGCAGTAAAGTTTTGTTCAATCTCAGAAATATTTATGTTGAgcattttcaa is a window encoding:
- the LOC130999514 gene encoding RPM1-interacting protein 4-like, with amino-acid sequence MARSNVPKFGNWENDDNVPYTVYFEKARKNKGGKMINPNDPMENPDMFPDADPPPPPPAAAAPPPANPRPRPDEPNGRGAAGARPERRVSKEEDADLHSSSENPGPRAASESSYAGRGQRAARPARASAGSEQSFERSPLHPHHQAKLTGGRGSGSPAWEGKSHDSSHGTPGRSKLRPTSRGDESPDKGAAVPRFGEWDENDPQSAENFTHIFNKVREERNTGAGNVSGTPRHPSYGTPGRQKDQPKKCCCGWW